Part of the Pseudomonas sp. Leaf58 genome is shown below.
GCGAACAGGAAATCCTCGACACCGCACTTAAACTGTTCCTGGAACAGGGCGAAGACAGCGTCACCGTCGAGATGATCGCTGACGCCGTAGGCATCGGCAAAGGCACGATCTACAAGCACTTCAAGTCCAAGGCGGAAATCTACCTGCGCCTGATGCTCGACTACGAGCGCGACCTGAACGCGCTGTTGCATTCGGCTGATGTCGACCGCGACAAGGAAGCCCTGTCGCGCGCCTATTTCGAGTTCCGCATGCGCGACCCCCAACGTTACCGGCTGTTCGACCGCCTGGAAGAAAAGGTGGTCAAGGGCAACCAAGTACCGGAAATGGTCGAACAGTTGCACAGCATCCGTGCGTCCAACTTCGATCGCCTAACGCAGCTGATCAAGGGCCGTATCAGCGAAGGCAAACTCGAAGACGTGCCGCCGTATTTCCACTATTGCGCCGCCTGGGCGCTGGTGCATGGCGCCGTGGCGCTGTACCACTCGCCGTTCTGGAGCAATGTGCTTGAGGACCAGGAAGGCTTCTTCCAGTTCCTGATGGACATTGGTGTGCGCATGGGCAACAAACGCAAGCGCGACCCGGAACCCTCGAACTGAGTGGAGGCGCGCGCTACTGAACTGAACTCGGCAATGTGTGGTGGGGCTTGCAAAAACCTGATTTATGAGTCAGGTTTTGCCAGCCCCACCATCCATGTCGGAGTCATTCATGATCGTCGATCGTCAAGGCAGGCGTTTTCGCAACCTGCGCGTCAGCCTGACGGCTGCCTGTAATTACGCCTGCAGCTACTGCGTACCAGACGGCAAGCGCCTGGTGGCGGCGCAGGACGAACTGTCGGCGGAGGCCTTGGCCCGTGGCGTCGCCTACCTGGTTGAAACCGCTGGAGTCGAGCGTTTGCGCATCACCGGCGGTGAGCCGTTGGTCAGCCCGCGGCTGGATGCTTTCCTGGTCGCCGTGGCCAAGCTTGACCTGGGCGACATCTCGCTGACCACCAATGGCCAGCTGCTGGCGCGCAAGTTGCCTCAGCTGCAAGCAGCGGGCATCCGCCGCCTGAACGTTTCCCTCGACACCCTCGACCCTCAGGCCTTCCGCCGGATTGCCCGTGGCGGCGACCTGGCTAGCGTACTGGCGGGTATGGAGCAGGCCAGCGCCTTAGGCATGCACATCAAGGTGAACATGGTGCCGATGCGCGGGCAGAATCTTGACCAGGTGCTGCCGCTGCTGGATTACTGCCTTGAGCGCGGTTTTGAACTGCGCTTCATCGAGCTCATGCGCATGGGCCACCTCGCCCGTGACCCCAACACCTTCCTGCAGCAGTTCGTTGGCCTTGACCCGTTGCTTGGCTTGATCGCTGGCAAGCATGCCTATGCCCGGGTAGACGCACCGCTGGACGCCACCGCCTTGCGCTATCAAATCCCTGGTAAAGGCCACTTCGGCGTGATCGCTAACGAAAGCGTACCGTTCTGCCGCAGTTGCTCACGGCTGCGCCTGTCCTCCACCGGCTGGCTGCATGGCTGCCTGTCATCCGGTAATCGTCACTTCGTCGGCGAATTGCTGGAAAAGCCACGCCATCTGGCACTGCCGGCCTTGCAGCGCTTGTTGGTCAAGGCCTTGGCCGACAAGCAGGAACTGGCGTTTTCCGGCGGTGTAATGGTGATGAAGGTGATTGGTGGCTGAAGCTGGCGCAAAAGCTGCATCCGCCGGCTATTCGCCGGTTTTTCGTCGCCGGCCATTGGAGGAAAGATGCGTAGCCTGGTCTTGCTGCTGGCGCTGATAGCGCTGGGTGGCTGCATGAATGTCAGCGATATGGGCGAAGGCGTCCGTTATCACATGAGCGATGCTGGATTGCTGGACCATAGCGATACCCGTCGCACTCTGTCGATCCGCCTGCAGCCCGATTCGTTCATCTTCATCGGCCAAGGCGCATTCGTACCACCGGGCAAGGGGCCGGTGCCGCGGCAAAAT
Proteins encoded:
- a CDS encoding GTP 3',8-cyclase MoaA gives rise to the protein MIVDRQGRRFRNLRVSLTAACNYACSYCVPDGKRLVAAQDELSAEALARGVAYLVETAGVERLRITGGEPLVSPRLDAFLVAVAKLDLGDISLTTNGQLLARKLPQLQAAGIRRLNVSLDTLDPQAFRRIARGGDLASVLAGMEQASALGMHIKVNMVPMRGQNLDQVLPLLDYCLERGFELRFIELMRMGHLARDPNTFLQQFVGLDPLLGLIAGKHAYARVDAPLDATALRYQIPGKGHFGVIANESVPFCRSCSRLRLSSTGWLHGCLSSGNRHFVGELLEKPRHLALPALQRLLVKALADKQELAFSGGVMVMKVIGG
- a CDS encoding TetR/AcrR family transcriptional regulator produces the protein MQKEPRKVREFRRREQEILDTALKLFLEQGEDSVTVEMIADAVGIGKGTIYKHFKSKAEIYLRLMLDYERDLNALLHSADVDRDKEALSRAYFEFRMRDPQRYRLFDRLEEKVVKGNQVPEMVEQLHSIRASNFDRLTQLIKGRISEGKLEDVPPYFHYCAAWALVHGAVALYHSPFWSNVLEDQEGFFQFLMDIGVRMGNKRKRDPEPSN